One genomic window of Salvia miltiorrhiza cultivar Shanhuang (shh) chromosome 4, IMPLAD_Smil_shh, whole genome shotgun sequence includes the following:
- the LOC131023394 gene encoding secreted RxLR effector protein 161-like produces MKMIPYASSIGSIMYVMTSTRPDVAYALSMTSRFQQNPGEVHWRTVKTILKYLRRTKEYFLVYGGQPELSVTGYTDASFQTDHDDYKSQSGYVFILNGGAVSWNSSKQSTTADSTTEAEYIAASEAAKEAVALLEFVKELGVIPSTNCAIPLYCDNTGAVAQAKEPRPTNRNKHIPRRYHLIREIIERGDVRLERVPTDDNLADPFTKPLCISKHNKHFEGLGVRHVGSWL; encoded by the coding sequence ATGAAAATGATCCCATATGCTTCTTCTATAGGATCGATAATGTATGTCATGACATCTACTAGGCCAGATGTGGCATATGCGCTTAGCATGACAAGCAGATTTCAGCAAAATCCCGGTGAGGTACATTGGAGAACTGTCAAGACTATTCTAAAGTACCTTAGAAGGACTAAAGAATACTTCTTAGTCTATGGTGGACAGCCAGAGTTATCAGTTACTGGGTATACTGATGCTAGCTTCCAAACAGACCATGATGACTATAAGTCACAGTCTGGCTATGTCTTCATCCTCAATGGTGGAGCAGTTAGTTGGAATAGTTCCAAACAAAGCACTACTGCCGACTCCACCACCGAAGCCGAGTATATTGCTGCATCTGAAGCTGCCAAGGAGGCTGTGGCTCTGTTAGAATTCGTGAAAGAACTGGGTGTCATTCCAAGCACCAATTGTGCAATACCATTGTATTGTGACAACACTGGTGCAGTTGCGCAAGCAAAGGAACCAAGACCCACGAATAGAAACAAGCACATTCCCCGGAGATATCATCTGATCAGAGAAATAATTGAAAGAGGCGATGTGAGATTAGAAAGAGTACCCACTGATGATAACTTAGCCGATCCTTTCACCAAGCCGTTGTGTATATCAAAACACAACAAGCATTTTGAGGGCTTGGGTGTTAGACATGTTGGAAGTTGGCTTTGA